The Streptomyces sp. NBC_01244 genome contains a region encoding:
- a CDS encoding MerR family transcriptional regulator: protein MGYSVGQVAGFAGVTVRTLHHYDEIGLLSPSGRSRAGHRRYDDADLDRLQRVLFYRELGFPLEEVAVLLDDPESDPGEHLRRQHALLTGRIARLRQMAAAVEHAMEAKKMGINLTPEEKFEVFGDFDPEEHAEEAERRWGDTYRESARRTASHTKEDWLRIEALAQDINRRFAALLDSGTSAESEEAMDLAEEHRGWINGSYYFCTYEIHTGLGEMYVADERFTAYYEAVRPGLAVYVRDAILANAVRKA from the coding sequence ATGGGCTACTCCGTGGGCCAGGTCGCCGGATTCGCCGGAGTGACGGTGCGCACGCTGCACCATTACGACGAGATCGGGCTGCTCTCGCCGAGCGGCCGCAGCCGTGCGGGACACCGGCGGTACGACGACGCCGATCTCGACCGGCTGCAGCGGGTCCTGTTCTACCGGGAGCTCGGCTTTCCGCTCGAAGAGGTCGCGGTCCTGCTGGACGACCCGGAATCGGACCCGGGGGAGCACCTGCGCCGGCAGCACGCCCTCCTGACCGGCCGGATCGCCCGGCTCCGGCAGATGGCTGCGGCCGTCGAGCACGCCATGGAGGCGAAGAAGATGGGCATCAACCTCACACCCGAGGAGAAGTTCGAGGTCTTCGGGGATTTCGATCCCGAGGAGCACGCCGAGGAGGCCGAGCGCCGCTGGGGCGACACGTACCGGGAGTCCGCCCGCCGGACCGCCTCCCACACCAAGGAGGACTGGCTGCGGATCGAGGCCCTGGCGCAGGACATCAACCGGCGGTTCGCCGCCCTGCTGGACTCCGGGACGTCCGCGGAGTCCGAGGAGGCCATGGACCTGGCCGAGGAGCACCGCGGCTGGATCAACGGCAGCTACTACTTCTGCACGTACGAGATCCACACCGGCCTCGGTGAGATGTACGTCGCGGACGAGCGGTTCACGGCGTACTACGAGGCCGTCCGGCCCGGACTGGCGGTGTACGTACGGGACGCCATCCTGGCCAACGCGGTCCGTAAAGCGTAG
- a CDS encoding threonine/serine exporter family protein — protein MKRFRILIPAGSGTGGRVAEGEGSGTEDRKPKSDEARSAFSVPDGVGVDPEATEEDQPTSEFAVPDGLASVAVDPDGPASAFATPHTYSAAHSPPAYTGPPGFPVTRLKESPWQDRMRTVLRMPVDVRPVPEPSQRLAVETGPAVGRVLDLTLRIGELLLSGGEGAEDVEAAMFAVARSYGLDRCEPTVTFTLLSITHQPSLVDDPVSANRTVRRRGTDYTRLSAVFSLVNDITAHEIEISLEDAYRRLAEIRRNRHPYPGWVLTGAAGLLAGAASTLVGGGVLVFFAAALGAVLGDRLAWLCAGRGLPEFYQFVVAAMPPAAMGVALKMTDLDVRSSAVITGGLFALLPGRALVAAVQDGLTGYYITASARLLEVMYLFIGIIMGVLVVLYVGVQFGSNPQPEDVLQIEQRPLLQIAASMVLVFTFAILLQQERSTVWFVTLNGGIAWVIYGALHYAAKMPPVPSTAIAAGLVGLFGQLLARHRFSSALPFVTAAIGPLLPGSATYYGLLLIAENRLNEGLASLTNAAAIALAIAIGVNLGSETSRLFMRIPGAASAAKRGAAKRTRGF, from the coding sequence ATGAAACGGTTCCGCATACTGATACCGGCTGGGTCGGGGACTGGAGGACGCGTGGCGGAAGGCGAAGGATCCGGGACCGAGGACCGGAAGCCGAAGTCGGACGAGGCGCGCAGCGCGTTTTCCGTGCCGGACGGGGTGGGGGTGGACCCCGAGGCGACCGAGGAGGACCAGCCGACCTCGGAGTTCGCCGTCCCCGACGGGCTCGCGTCGGTGGCCGTGGACCCCGATGGCCCGGCGTCCGCGTTCGCCACGCCGCACACCTACAGCGCCGCCCACTCCCCGCCGGCCTACACCGGCCCTCCGGGTTTCCCCGTCACCCGGTTGAAGGAGTCCCCCTGGCAGGACCGCATGCGCACGGTGCTGCGCATGCCGGTGGACGTCCGGCCGGTGCCGGAGCCGTCACAGCGGCTGGCCGTGGAGACCGGGCCCGCCGTGGGGCGCGTGCTCGACCTGACGCTGCGCATCGGCGAGCTGCTGCTCTCGGGCGGCGAGGGCGCCGAGGACGTGGAGGCCGCGATGTTCGCCGTGGCCCGCAGCTACGGCCTGGACCGCTGCGAGCCCACCGTCACCTTCACCCTGCTGTCGATCACCCACCAGCCCTCCCTGGTGGACGACCCCGTGTCGGCGAACCGCACGGTCCGCCGCCGCGGCACGGACTACACCCGGCTCTCGGCCGTGTTCAGCCTCGTCAACGACATCACCGCGCACGAAATCGAGATCTCGCTGGAGGACGCCTACCGCCGGCTCGCCGAGATCCGCCGCAACCGGCACCCGTACCCCGGCTGGGTGCTCACGGGCGCCGCCGGCCTGCTCGCCGGCGCGGCCTCCACGCTGGTCGGCGGTGGCGTGCTGGTGTTCTTCGCAGCCGCACTCGGGGCGGTGCTCGGCGACCGGCTGGCCTGGCTGTGTGCCGGGCGCGGGCTGCCGGAGTTCTACCAGTTCGTGGTCGCGGCGATGCCGCCGGCCGCGATGGGCGTGGCCCTGAAGATGACCGACCTGGACGTGCGCTCCTCGGCCGTGATCACCGGCGGGCTGTTCGCCCTGCTGCCGGGGCGCGCCCTGGTGGCAGCCGTGCAGGACGGTCTGACCGGCTACTACATCACCGCCTCCGCCCGGCTGCTGGAGGTGATGTACCTGTTCATCGGCATCATCATGGGCGTCCTGGTGGTGCTCTACGTCGGCGTGCAGTTCGGCTCCAATCCGCAGCCGGAGGACGTCCTCCAGATCGAGCAGCGGCCGCTGCTCCAGATCGCCGCCTCGATGGTTCTGGTGTTCACGTTCGCGATCCTGCTCCAGCAGGAACGTTCCACCGTGTGGTTCGTGACGCTGAACGGCGGGATCGCCTGGGTGATCTACGGGGCCCTGCACTACGCCGCCAAGATGCCGCCGGTGCCGTCCACCGCGATCGCCGCCGGCCTGGTCGGCCTCTTCGGACAGCTCCTCGCCCGGCACCGGTTCTCCTCGGCCCTCCCCTTCGTCACGGCCGCCATCGGCCCGCTGCTGCCCGGCTCGGCCACGTACTACGGGCTCCTGCTGATCGCCGAGAACCGGCTGAACGAGGGGCTGGCCTCGCTGACGAACGCCGCGGCCATCGCGCTGGCCATCGCGATCGGCGTCAACCTCGGCTCCGAGACGTCCCGCCTGTTCATGCGCATCCCCGGCGCGGCCAGTGCGGCCAAGCGCGGCGCGGCGAAGCGCACCCGCGGGTTCTAA
- a CDS encoding inorganic diphosphatase has product MEFDVTIEIPKGSRNKYEVDHETGRIRLDRRLFTSTSYPADYGFVENTLGEDGDPLDALVILDEPTFPGCLIKCRAIGMFNMTDEAGGDAKLLCVPASDPRVEHLRDIHHVSEFDRLEIQHFFEVYKDLEPGKSVEGANWVGRVEAEAEIEASYKRLEAQGGQH; this is encoded by the coding sequence GTGGAGTTCGACGTCACCATCGAGATCCCCAAGGGTTCGCGGAACAAGTACGAGGTGGACCACGAGACCGGCCGGATCCGTCTGGACCGTCGTCTCTTCACCTCGACCAGCTACCCGGCCGACTACGGCTTCGTCGAGAACACCCTCGGCGAGGACGGCGACCCGCTGGACGCGCTGGTCATCCTTGACGAGCCGACCTTCCCGGGCTGCCTGATCAAGTGCCGCGCGATCGGCATGTTCAACATGACGGACGAGGCGGGCGGCGACGCCAAGCTGCTGTGCGTGCCGGCCTCCGACCCGCGTGTGGAGCACCTGCGCGACATCCACCACGTGTCCGAGTTCGACCGCCTGGAGATCCAGCACTTCTTCGAGGTCTACAAGGACCTGGAGCCGGGCAAGTCGGTCGAGGGCGCGAACTGGGTCGGCCGCGTTGAGGCCGAGGCCGAGATCGAGGCCTCGTACAAGCGCCTCGAGGCCCAGGGCGGCCAGCACTGA
- the dacB gene encoding D-alanyl-D-alanine carboxypeptidase/D-alanyl-D-alanine endopeptidase — protein MPLAVKTWQLIAVSAVAGLALSAATVAAAGPWDSGQRKAERDKAASWGRTGGADHGTDPAAALPQAAPSAPGVLAGVRPAGAGAGDPAAAADPGALAAALRPLLADPALGTVRSASVIDTATGQVLYEAGARQAMTPASTVKIATAAASLAALGPDHRIRTTVTPGSAPGRIILVGGGDPSLTARKKAPAGSGGSLVALAADTAQALKASGTDSVALGYDDSLYTGPVLHPIGENPNLAPVTALTADEGRPDASFSGPVKRSPDPSRDTARAFAALLKERGVKVTGEPARAKAATGAVPLATTLSPPLAGLVERMLTHSDNDIAEALARQTALASGAPAGFDGVAQAVGARLAALGVDTAGSRFADGSGLNRADKVSAGLLTALLAKAADPQHPELRPVLTGLPVAGFTGTLRTRNSGGSPAAGLLRAKTGTLSGVNSLAGTVVDPTGRLLAFAFLTANTPEPGAAEKGLDKLAAAVATTS, from the coding sequence GTGCCATTGGCGGTCAAAACCTGGCAGCTCATCGCGGTGTCGGCCGTCGCCGGCCTCGCCCTGTCGGCCGCGACGGTGGCCGCCGCGGGTCCCTGGGACTCCGGCCAGCGTAAGGCCGAGCGGGACAAGGCCGCCTCCTGGGGCCGTACGGGTGGCGCAGATCACGGCACGGACCCTGCCGCGGCGCTTCCGCAGGCCGCCCCCAGCGCCCCCGGAGTGCTCGCCGGTGTACGCCCGGCCGGAGCCGGTGCCGGCGACCCGGCCGCCGCCGCGGACCCCGGCGCCCTCGCCGCCGCCCTGCGGCCGCTGCTCGCCGACCCCGCCCTCGGCACCGTCCGCAGCGCCTCCGTGATCGACACCGCCACCGGGCAGGTCCTCTACGAAGCCGGGGCCCGGCAAGCGATGACCCCCGCCTCCACCGTCAAGATCGCCACCGCCGCGGCCTCCCTCGCGGCCCTCGGCCCCGACCACCGGATCCGCACCACCGTGACCCCCGGCTCCGCACCCGGCCGGATCATCCTGGTCGGCGGCGGCGACCCCTCGCTCACCGCCAGGAAGAAGGCCCCCGCCGGCTCCGGCGGCAGCCTCGTCGCCCTCGCCGCGGACACCGCCCAGGCCCTCAAGGCCTCCGGCACCGACTCCGTCGCCCTCGGCTACGACGACTCGCTCTACACCGGCCCCGTCCTCCACCCGATCGGCGAGAACCCCAACCTCGCGCCCGTCACGGCCCTGACCGCCGACGAAGGACGCCCCGACGCCTCCTTCTCCGGCCCCGTCAAGCGCAGCCCCGACCCCTCCCGCGACACCGCACGGGCCTTCGCCGCCCTGCTCAAGGAGCGCGGGGTCAAGGTCACCGGCGAACCCGCCCGGGCCAAGGCCGCCACCGGGGCCGTCCCGCTCGCCACCACCCTCTCGCCGCCGCTCGCCGGGCTCGTCGAGCGGATGCTGACCCACAGCGACAACGACATCGCCGAAGCCCTGGCCCGCCAGACCGCCCTCGCCTCCGGAGCACCCGCCGGCTTCGACGGCGTCGCCCAGGCCGTCGGCGCCCGACTCGCCGCCCTCGGCGTCGACACCGCCGGCTCCCGCTTCGCCGACGGCAGCGGCCTCAACCGCGCCGACAAGGTCAGCGCGGGCCTGCTCACCGCCCTCCTCGCCAAGGCCGCCGATCCGCAGCACCCCGAACTGCGGCCCGTCCTCACCGGACTGCCCGTCGCCGGATTCACCGGCACCCTGCGCACCCGCAACTCCGGCGGCTCCCCGGCGGCCGGCCTGCTGCGCGCCAAGACGGGCACCCTGAGCGGCGTGAACTCCCTCGCCGGCACCGTCGTCGACCCCACCGGCCGACTGCTCGCCTTCGCGTTCCTGACCGCGAACACGCCGGAGCCCGGCGCCGCCGAGAAGGGCCTCGACAAGCTCGCGGCAGCCGTGGCCACGACTTCCTAG
- a CDS encoding zinc-dependent metalloprotease, producing the protein MTSFGGAEMVDWNLAVATATRLVRPGPEVSRDEARAVVAELRRHAKTSERHVREFTRMMPEGMTPADTPVLVVDRAGWVKANVAGFRELLSPLLGKMQDRRAGTPGGAVLGAVGGKVTGVELGMLLSFLASRVLGQYETFAPAGLDLPGSATGGRLLLVAPNIVHVERELEVDPHDFRLWVCLHEETHRTQFTAVPWLREHLEGEIQTFLGATEMDPMTVLERLREAAQSFAGARPDAERGDEGRSLVELVQTPEQREVLARLTAVMSLLEGHADFVMDGVGPEVVPSVAEIREKFQQRRASGAGRLDAALRKLLGLDAKLRQYRDGERFVRAVVGQVGMDGFNRVWTSPNTLPTKSEIASPADWVARVHRKGSEQSEASEEV; encoded by the coding sequence ATGACGAGCTTCGGTGGTGCGGAGATGGTCGACTGGAACCTCGCGGTGGCGACCGCGACCAGGCTCGTGCGGCCGGGCCCGGAGGTGAGTCGGGACGAGGCGCGGGCCGTCGTCGCGGAACTGCGCAGGCACGCCAAGACCTCGGAACGGCACGTACGCGAGTTCACGCGGATGATGCCCGAAGGCATGACCCCCGCCGACACCCCCGTCCTCGTCGTGGACCGGGCCGGCTGGGTCAAGGCCAACGTGGCGGGCTTCCGCGAGCTCCTGTCCCCCCTCCTCGGCAAGATGCAGGACCGCCGCGCCGGCACCCCCGGCGGCGCCGTGCTCGGCGCGGTCGGCGGCAAGGTCACCGGCGTCGAGCTGGGCATGCTGCTCAGCTTCCTGGCCTCCCGCGTACTCGGTCAGTACGAGACCTTCGCGCCCGCCGGCCTGGACCTCCCGGGCTCGGCCACGGGCGGCCGGCTGCTGCTCGTCGCGCCCAACATCGTCCACGTCGAGCGGGAGCTGGAGGTGGACCCGCACGACTTCCGGCTCTGGGTCTGCCTGCACGAGGAGACGCACCGTACCCAGTTCACGGCCGTCCCGTGGCTCCGCGAACACCTGGAGGGCGAAATCCAGACGTTCCTCGGCGCCACCGAAATGGACCCGATGACCGTTTTGGAGCGACTCCGCGAGGCCGCCCAGTCCTTCGCCGGCGCCCGCCCCGACGCGGAACGCGGAGACGAGGGCCGCTCCCTCGTCGAGCTCGTCCAGACCCCCGAACAGCGCGAGGTACTGGCCCGGCTCACCGCCGTCATGTCCCTGCTGGAGGGCCACGCCGACTTCGTCATGGACGGGGTCGGCCCCGAGGTCGTCCCCTCGGTCGCCGAGATCCGCGAGAAGTTCCAGCAGCGCAGGGCCAGCGGCGCCGGTCGGCTCGACGCCGCCCTGCGCAAACTCCTCGGCCTCGACGCCAAGCTGCGCCAGTACCGCGACGGGGAACGCTTCGTGCGCGCCGTCGTCGGCCAGGTCGGCATGGACGGCTTCAACCGCGTCTGGACCTCCCCGAACACACTGCCGACCAAGTCCGAGATCGCCAGCCCCGCGGACTGGGTGGCCCGGGTCCACCGCAAGGGGAGCGAGCAGAGCGAGGCAAGCGAAGAGGTGTGA
- the tilS gene encoding tRNA lysidine(34) synthetase TilS has protein sequence MGPHPAVAAIRLAVRRALHDVLTDLTELNSRPATTPAPRVGRPSRTVGSSAGAAPHDPLPDTAPLVLVACSGGADSMALASALAFEAPKLGIRAGGITVDHGLQDGSALRAAEVVSRMTALRLDPVESVAVRVGRDGGPEAAARDARYAALDEAADRLGAVAVLLGHTRDDQAETVLLGLARGSGIRSLSGMAEVSGGPGDPGARGGRSHRYRRPFLQVDRQTARKACMVQSLAVWDDPHNIDPAYTRSRLRHEGLPALEKALGKGVVEALARTAQLSRDDADALDAWAAEAESGVRDEDGRLECAKLYALPPAVRRRVLRRAVVAAGSPAGSLFARHIEEVDRLITGWRGQGAINLPGRVEAQRQGGRLVIRQG, from the coding sequence ATGGGTCCCCATCCTGCGGTCGCGGCGATACGCCTGGCGGTCCGCCGCGCACTCCACGACGTCCTCACCGACCTCACCGAACTCAATAGCCGGCCCGCCACCACCCCCGCACCCCGGGTCGGCCGCCCCAGCCGCACCGTCGGCTCCTCGGCCGGTGCCGCCCCCCACGACCCCCTCCCCGACACCGCCCCGCTCGTCCTCGTGGCCTGCTCCGGCGGCGCGGACTCCATGGCGCTCGCCTCCGCCCTCGCCTTCGAGGCCCCCAAACTCGGAATCCGGGCCGGTGGCATCACCGTCGACCACGGCCTCCAGGACGGCTCCGCCCTGCGCGCCGCCGAGGTCGTCTCCCGCATGACCGCGCTGCGCCTCGACCCCGTCGAGTCCGTCGCCGTGCGCGTCGGCCGCGACGGAGGCCCCGAAGCCGCCGCCCGCGACGCCCGCTACGCGGCCCTGGACGAGGCCGCCGACCGGCTGGGCGCCGTCGCCGTGCTGCTCGGCCACACCCGCGACGATCAAGCCGAAACCGTCCTGCTGGGCCTCGCCCGCGGCTCCGGCATCCGCTCGCTCTCCGGCATGGCGGAAGTCTCCGGAGGCCCCGGAGACCCCGGCGCACGCGGCGGCCGCAGCCACCGCTACCGCCGCCCGTTCCTCCAGGTGGACCGGCAGACCGCCCGCAAGGCCTGCATGGTCCAGTCCCTCGCCGTCTGGGACGACCCGCACAACATCGACCCCGCCTACACCCGCTCCCGGCTGCGCCACGAGGGGCTGCCCGCCCTGGAGAAGGCCCTCGGCAAGGGGGTCGTGGAGGCGCTCGCCCGCACCGCCCAGCTCTCCCGCGACGACGCCGACGCCCTGGACGCCTGGGCCGCCGAGGCCGAGAGCGGCGTACGGGACGAGGACGGCCGCCTGGAGTGCGCCAAGCTGTACGCACTGCCCCCCGCGGTCCGCCGCCGCGTACTGCGCCGGGCCGTCGTCGCCGCCGGTTCCCCCGCAGGCTCCCTCTTCGCCCGCCACATCGAGGAAGTCGACCGGCTCATCACCGGATGGCGCGGTCAGGGAGCCATCAACCTGCCCGGCCGGGTCGAGGCCCAGCGGCAGGGTGGCAGACTGGTCATCCGGCAGGGCTGA
- the hpt gene encoding hypoxanthine phosphoribosyltransferase, which produces MRVDEKDMGNDLQSVLITKEEIDAKLAELAAKIDAEYAGKDLLIVGVLKGAVMVMADLARALSTPLTMDWMAVSSYGAGTQSSGVVRILKDLDTDIKDKHVLIVEDIIDSGLTLSWLLSNLGSRQPASLEVVTLLRKPDAAKVAIDVKWVGFDIPNEFVVGYGLDYAEKYRNLPFVGTLAPHVYGG; this is translated from the coding sequence ATGCGGGTGGACGAGAAGGACATGGGCAACGACCTCCAGTCGGTGCTCATCACCAAGGAAGAGATCGACGCGAAGCTGGCAGAGCTGGCCGCGAAGATCGACGCGGAGTACGCGGGCAAGGACCTGCTCATCGTCGGCGTCCTCAAGGGCGCGGTGATGGTCATGGCGGACCTGGCACGCGCCTTGTCCACCCCGCTCACCATGGACTGGATGGCGGTGTCCTCGTACGGCGCCGGGACCCAGTCCTCGGGCGTGGTGCGGATCCTCAAGGACCTGGACACCGACATCAAGGACAAGCACGTCCTGATCGTCGAGGACATCATCGACTCGGGCCTGACCCTGTCGTGGCTGCTGTCGAACCTCGGCTCCCGCCAGCCGGCCTCCCTGGAGGTCGTCACGCTGCTGCGCAAGCCCGACGCCGCCAAGGTCGCGATCGACGTGAAGTGGGTCGGCTTCGACATCCCGAACGAGTTCGTCGTCGGCTACGGCCTCGACTACGCCGAGAAGTACCGCAACCTGCCGTTCGTCGGCACCCTCGCTCCCCACGTCTACGGCGGCTGA